In a genomic window of Cytobacillus sp. FSL H8-0458:
- a CDS encoding peptidoglycan D,D-transpeptidase FtsI family protein translates to MWRKRAVGWLIVSFIILCFLMGRLIQLQLVSTEHFTGRKINLLEASVRQRSQEMIIDAGRGDFLDRSGNPMTFENKSVLILFPFLARMDWDIKKISEITGASEYSLRHSVENAKEPFAFGSPEPIQLSYDQMDKINDLKIPGVFAVEKKYSRSEKPASQLIGITGQNQDVLNERYPDKDLSPDTMIGITGMEKSFDEFLLPEGASKLVYHVDGTGGPLFGIDVKYVEPANPFYPVNIRTTLDYDLQMMAEKLADQHGIKKGGIVLLDIDTNSILAMVSRPSLNKHNPFDEESRGTINHMIKQQIMGSVFKTVVAAAAIDHGLDDPKRQFDCSRKINGEPDLKYQHGMLNFDESFARSCNNTFASIAKELKDINPDLLEEYAEKLSLIGPVSWEGDIYHFSDFKQLQDEEKGRVFLSEDAKKDSNFAGLTGIGQHEVRATPLAVANMMATIAKGGEKEMVRVASEIEYKNSTSLIEFEKQKLQGEIIAPFTAMKLQRLLREVVINEDGTGRWFKELPYEVAGKSGTAETGIMADGKQLHNKWFAGYFPYKNPKYALVTVNLEVTEDTGGVNSLFADIVKEIYNYNHKQETPPLGSADQ, encoded by the coding sequence ATGTGGAGAAAAAGAGCAGTTGGCTGGCTAATTGTTAGTTTCATTATTCTTTGTTTTTTAATGGGAAGGCTTATACAGCTGCAGCTTGTTTCAACAGAGCATTTTACAGGCAGGAAAATCAACCTTTTGGAAGCGAGTGTCCGGCAGCGGTCCCAGGAAATGATTATCGATGCCGGGAGAGGGGATTTTCTTGATCGCAGCGGTAATCCCATGACATTTGAAAATAAATCTGTTCTTATATTATTCCCTTTCCTCGCAAGAATGGATTGGGATATAAAAAAAATATCTGAAATTACGGGTGCTTCGGAGTATTCTTTGCGGCATTCTGTTGAGAATGCAAAAGAACCTTTTGCATTTGGAAGTCCGGAGCCCATTCAGCTGTCTTACGATCAAATGGATAAAATCAATGACTTGAAAATTCCGGGTGTCTTTGCTGTTGAAAAGAAATACAGCCGCTCCGAAAAACCTGCATCCCAGCTAATTGGTATTACCGGTCAAAATCAGGACGTCCTTAATGAAAGGTACCCGGACAAAGATCTGTCTCCTGACACAATGATCGGCATTACTGGTATGGAGAAGAGCTTTGATGAATTTCTGCTTCCTGAAGGGGCATCAAAACTTGTTTATCATGTGGATGGAACAGGCGGGCCCCTGTTTGGAATCGATGTAAAATATGTTGAGCCGGCAAATCCCTTTTATCCTGTCAATATTAGGACAACTTTGGACTACGATTTGCAGATGATGGCTGAAAAATTGGCGGATCAGCATGGGATAAAAAAAGGCGGTATTGTACTTCTTGATATAGATACTAATTCAATTTTGGCAATGGTGTCGCGTCCATCGCTTAATAAACATAATCCATTTGATGAAGAAAGCAGAGGGACGATTAATCATATGATTAAACAGCAGATCATGGGATCGGTTTTTAAAACGGTGGTCGCCGCAGCCGCAATTGATCATGGTCTGGACGATCCTAAGAGGCAATTTGACTGCAGCAGGAAAATAAATGGGGAACCAGATCTTAAATATCAGCATGGCATGCTGAATTTCGATGAGAGCTTTGCCAGAAGCTGTAATAATACATTTGCTTCCATTGCTAAGGAATTAAAAGATATTAACCCGGATCTCCTTGAGGAATATGCGGAAAAACTGTCATTAATAGGTCCTGTAAGCTGGGAGGGGGATATTTATCACTTCAGCGATTTTAAACAGCTTCAGGACGAAGAAAAAGGAAGGGTGTTTCTGTCTGAAGATGCTAAAAAAGACAGTAATTTTGCAGGCCTGACAGGGATTGGGCAGCATGAAGTGAGGGCTACTCCACTCGCTGTTGCCAACATGATGGCAACTATAGCCAAAGGAGGAGAGAAAGAAATGGTCCGGGTTGCGTCAGAAATTGAATATAAAAACAGTACATCTCTTATAGAATTCGAGAAACAGAAGCTGCAGGGAGAAATAATTGCCCCGTTTACCGCTATGAAGCTTCAAAGGCTGCTAAGGGAAGTAGTAATCAATGAAGATGGGACCGGCCGATGGTTTAAAGAACTTCCTTACGAAGTTGCAGGCAAATCCGGCACTGCAGAAACAGGCATAATGGCAGATGGAAAGCAGCTTCACAATAAATGGTTCGCTGGTTATTTCCCATATAAAAATCCAAAATATGCCCTTGTAACTGTAAACTTGGAAGTTACTGAAGACACAGGAGGAGTGAATTCGCTCTTTGCTGATATTGTGAAAGAAATCTATAACTATAATCATAAACAAGAAACTCCTCCATTGGGCTCTGCAGACCAGTAA
- a CDS encoding YrrS family protein yields the protein MKGNNRESRFGKREKRKKTNIILNSLIALVIILIIVVSAKIFLGGNNDQALPADEQTASESKQNEKNKEDNGNDIERNKDKGEEKADKESEEEEKETEENAEEEPEEDKEQVVTEGGSGPDVEKTIENPAWKPVGTSQTGEHTAVYDQNHADWQEMLSAISYATGVDQGNMTVWFLGNNGPNSSVGTISTKDQSEKYRVYIDWVDGEGWKPSRVEVLNEIN from the coding sequence TTGAAAGGGAATAACAGAGAATCCCGTTTTGGAAAACGGGAAAAAAGAAAAAAAACCAATATCATCTTAAATAGCCTTATTGCACTTGTCATCATCCTTATTATTGTTGTATCAGCCAAAATATTCTTAGGCGGTAATAATGACCAGGCACTTCCTGCCGATGAACAGACAGCATCTGAATCGAAGCAAAATGAGAAAAACAAGGAAGATAATGGCAATGATATAGAGCGAAACAAGGATAAAGGCGAAGAGAAAGCAGATAAAGAGTCTGAAGAAGAAGAAAAAGAAACAGAAGAGAATGCTGAAGAGGAGCCTGAAGAAGATAAAGAACAAGTCGTAACAGAAGGCGGAAGCGGGCCTGACGTTGAAAAAACGATTGAAAATCCAGCATGGAAACCAGTCGGAACCTCTCAAACCGGAGAGCATACTGCTGTCTACGATCAAAATCATGCAGATTGGCAGGAAATGCTCAGTGCCATTTCTTATGCTACAGGTGTTGATCAGGGCAATATGACTGTTTGGTTCCTTGGGAATAATGGGCCAAACAGCTCTGTTGGGACAATTTCCACAAAAGATCAAAGTGAGAAGTACCGTGTCTATATAGACTGGGTTGACGGAGAAGGATGGAAGCCATCCAGAGTAGAGGTCTTAAATGAAATAAATTAA
- a CDS encoding YrzA family protein, with protein sequence MNFQFDLIEDKVEFYEAPTIKELERKINLQIEHNKAILLSVHHVSHQMHLDENGRTYFSAVVHFKAKK encoded by the coding sequence ATGAATTTCCAGTTTGATTTGATAGAAGATAAGGTTGAGTTTTATGAGGCGCCTACTATAAAGGAGCTTGAAAGGAAGATAAATTTACAGATTGAGCATAATAAAGCCATCCTATTATCTGTCCACCATGTATCGCATCAAATGCATCTTGATGAGAATGGAAGGACTTATTTCTCGGCGGTAGTCCACTTTAAAGCAAAAAAATAA
- the mtnN gene encoding 5'-methylthioadenosine/S-adenosylhomocysteine nucleosidase — protein MKIAIIGAMEEEVTLLRDKIEDKHQETIAGCEFTAGKMNSADVVLLRSGIGKVNAAMSTAILLERYKPDYVINTGSAGGFNPELNVGDTVISTEVRHHDVDVTAFGYEYGQVPQLPAAFEADHSLVQIAEACAREIGDIQVVRGLIATGDSFMNDPARVDYIRDKFTDLQAVEMEAAAVAQVAHQFGTPFVVIRALSDIAGKESDVSFEQFLEKAALHSATLVMKIVDAIKNNK, from the coding sequence ATGAAAATAGCTATTATCGGAGCAATGGAAGAGGAAGTTACTTTACTTAGAGATAAAATAGAAGATAAGCACCAGGAAACTATTGCCGGATGCGAGTTTACAGCAGGGAAAATGAATAGCGCGGATGTTGTGCTGCTCCGTTCTGGAATAGGCAAAGTAAATGCAGCGATGTCGACTGCCATCCTTTTGGAGCGGTACAAGCCGGATTATGTCATTAACACCGGTTCAGCTGGAGGATTTAATCCTGAACTGAATGTAGGAGATACGGTAATTTCGACTGAGGTTAGACATCATGATGTAGACGTGACCGCTTTTGGCTACGAATATGGACAGGTACCTCAATTGCCTGCAGCATTCGAAGCCGATCACAGCCTCGTGCAGATTGCTGAAGCATGCGCCAGGGAAATTGGGGATATTCAGGTTGTCAGAGGGTTAATTGCCACCGGTGACTCTTTCATGAATGATCCGGCAAGAGTGGATTATATCCGTGATAAATTTACAGACCTTCAGGCAGTAGAAATGGAAGCAGCAGCGGTTGCGCAGGTTGCTCATCAGTTTGGGACTCCTTTTGTTGTCATCCGTGCCCTGTCAGACATAGCAGGAAAAGAATCCGATGTTTCATTTGAGCAATTTTTGGAGAAGGCAGCACTTCATTCTGCTACACTTGTAATGAAGATAGTAGATGCCATTAAGAATAACAAATAA
- a CDS encoding YrhC family protein, whose protein sequence is MMNEAKHLYEKMVDFKRFAISMLAVGSFFYIGLIIPDTANTVSDLYIMAGSSSAFLIGSILFFILSKRCRTKLNETDEGQEYLMRK, encoded by the coding sequence ATGATGAACGAAGCAAAGCACTTATATGAAAAAATGGTGGATTTCAAGCGGTTTGCAATTTCAATGCTCGCTGTCGGATCGTTTTTTTACATTGGTTTAATTATCCCTGACACAGCAAATACAGTTTCTGATTTATATATAATGGCTGGATCTTCTTCAGCTTTCCTAATAGGCTCAATCCTTTTCTTTATCCTTTCCAAGCGATGCAGAACGAAATTGAATGAAACGGATGAAGGCCAGGAATACCTCATGAGAAAATAA
- a CDS encoding YrzI family small protein — protein sequence MTLNILFLTVTIKKRHVSAEDVVREQMAKKIIEQNRDRQFSIYRPF from the coding sequence ATGACATTAAATATCTTATTTTTGACAGTCACGATAAAAAAACGTCACGTATCAGCAGAAGATGTTGTTCGTGAACAAATGGCTAAAAAAATTATTGAACAAAATCGTGATCGTCAATTCTCTATTTATCGTCCATTTTAA
- the sigK gene encoding RNA polymerase sporulation sigma factor SigK, protein MSGILTALGFLVKEIVFLVSYVKNNAFPQPLSPADEKKYLRLMAAGDSHARNMLIEHNLRLVAHIVKKFENTGEDSEDLISIGTIGLIKAIESYSEGKGTKLATYAARCIENEILMHLRALKKTKKDVSLHDPIGQDKEGNEISLIDVLKSESEDVINTIQLNMELEKVKEYIDVLDDREKEVIVGRFGLDLQKEKTQREIAKELGISRSYVSRIEKRALMKMFHEFYRAEKEKRKNNS, encoded by the coding sequence ATGTCCGGTATTTTAACTGCACTCGGGTTTTTGGTTAAGGAGATAGTGTTTCTTGTATCTTATGTAAAAAATAATGCATTTCCTCAACCGCTGTCTCCTGCAGATGAAAAGAAATACCTGCGTTTGATGGCTGCAGGCGATTCGCATGCCCGTAATATGCTTATTGAACATAATCTAAGGCTGGTTGCCCATATTGTAAAGAAATTCGAAAATACAGGAGAGGATTCCGAGGATCTGATTTCAATTGGGACAATCGGACTGATAAAGGCCATCGAGAGCTATTCGGAAGGGAAAGGCACAAAGCTTGCCACCTATGCAGCCCGCTGTATTGAGAATGAGATACTGATGCACTTGAGGGCACTGAAGAAGACTAAAAAAGATGTATCCCTTCATGATCCTATCGGGCAGGACAAAGAAGGCAATGAAATATCTCTTATTGATGTTCTTAAGTCGGAATCTGAGGATGTTATTAATACGATTCAGCTAAATATGGAGCTGGAAAAGGTGAAGGAGTACATTGATGTTTTAGATGACAGAGAAAAAGAAGTCATTGTCGGCAGGTTCGGACTTGACCTGCAAAAAGAAAAAACACAAAGAGAAATTGCCAAAGAGCTTGGCATCTCAAGAAGTTATGTCTCCAGAATTGAAAAGAGAGCATTAATGAAAATGTTTCATGAGTTTTATCGGGCGGAAAAGGAAAAAAGGAAAAATAACAGCTAA
- a CDS encoding F510_1955 family glycosylhydrolase, whose product MKQGRTILAVLLLLLIAGCSVEDEQSEKTADVPSNKTSEATDYTIVEASAQQIEHIQGIGYPGNDTGLYLSSSEGLKFFRDGIWHETTSLNHDYMGFQAVKDGFIVSGHPDKNSVIKNPLGIVKSTDNGASFKKLAFSGTSSFPFLAAGYDTKIIYMINQENNDELKAGVYRSQDAGKTWDPISLKGLEADTLGMIAAHPTNPEIMAMSTRSGIFYSQDKGETVKLVSEPIMATALAFTENSLYYAFADKEKVQMSKIDLKTMENSQIEIPFLSYDNPITYIAADHNSDGKLAVSTYLKDVYESADSGENWKLLLKNGRIE is encoded by the coding sequence ATGAAACAAGGCAGAACAATTTTGGCGGTTCTCCTTTTATTGCTCATAGCAGGCTGTTCTGTTGAGGATGAGCAAAGTGAGAAAACTGCTGATGTACCTTCAAATAAAACTTCAGAGGCGACTGACTATACTATTGTTGAGGCCTCAGCTCAGCAAATCGAGCATATTCAAGGAATTGGCTATCCCGGAAATGATACCGGACTTTACCTTTCATCCAGCGAAGGCTTAAAGTTTTTCAGAGATGGCATTTGGCACGAGACCACTTCTCTTAACCATGACTATATGGGGTTTCAGGCAGTCAAAGATGGATTTATTGTCAGCGGCCATCCTGATAAGAACTCCGTTATTAAAAACCCCCTAGGCATTGTGAAAAGTACAGATAACGGAGCTTCTTTCAAGAAATTGGCTTTTAGCGGAACAAGTTCCTTTCCTTTTTTAGCTGCCGGATATGATACCAAAATCATCTATATGATTAATCAGGAAAATAACGATGAGCTCAAGGCAGGTGTATACCGCTCTCAGGATGCAGGAAAAACATGGGATCCAATAAGCTTAAAAGGACTTGAGGCCGACACACTTGGTATGATCGCAGCACACCCAACTAATCCGGAAATCATGGCAATGTCAACAAGAAGCGGCATCTTTTACTCACAGGATAAAGGAGAAACTGTAAAATTAGTATCTGAGCCAATTATGGCTACAGCCCTCGCATTTACGGAAAACAGCTTGTATTATGCGTTTGCAGATAAGGAAAAGGTTCAAATGAGCAAAATCGATCTCAAAACGATGGAAAACTCACAGATTGAAATCCCTTTTCTAAGCTATGACAACCCTATTACATACATTGCTGCCGATCATAACTCTGACGGAAAGCTTGCTGTTTCAACTTATCTCAAAGATGTATATGAATCTGCAGACAGCGGTGAGAACTGGAAGCTATTATTGAAAAACGGCAGAATTGAATAA